A single window of Leptolyngbya ohadii IS1 DNA harbors:
- a CDS encoding ATP-binding response regulator — MIMEPAVVKILVVDDNNVTQLYITRQLEQQRYRITLANHGREALDRLQAEPFDLVLMDVVMPEMNGYQVLEQIKADPVLRSIPVIMISSTDDLERAIRCIEKGAEDYLSKPLNATLLRARINACLERKWLRDQEQAYLHQLQAEKAQAEAANRAKSAFLANMSHELRTPLNAILGYSEILREDLQTEETIDYLPDLDRIRSSGKHLLRLIDDLLDLARIEAGRMDLYLESFEVKTLIKQVIQEMQPQIEANGNRLAVFFAPDLGTLHADLSKVRQILWNLLSNAGKFTHNGTVTLKVEPRSIASSPLLNPVPHIQFEVSDTGIGMFPGRAQRRQPTDCRSLRSGAASPE; from the coding sequence ATGATTATGGAGCCAGCTGTCGTCAAGATTCTCGTTGTGGATGACAACAATGTCACCCAGCTTTACATCACCCGTCAGTTAGAGCAGCAGCGATACCGTATCACCCTGGCAAACCACGGACGCGAAGCGCTCGATCGACTCCAGGCTGAACCGTTTGATCTGGTGTTGATGGATGTGGTAATGCCGGAGATGAACGGCTACCAGGTGCTTGAGCAGATCAAAGCCGATCCTGTCCTGCGATCGATTCCGGTGATTATGATTTCTAGCACTGATGATCTGGAGCGGGCAATTCGCTGTATCGAAAAAGGCGCGGAAGATTACCTCTCCAAACCCCTGAACGCCACTCTGCTACGAGCCAGAATTAATGCCTGTCTGGAACGCAAATGGCTCCGCGATCAGGAGCAGGCATATTTGCATCAGCTTCAGGCAGAAAAGGCGCAGGCAGAAGCCGCAAATCGGGCAAAAAGTGCCTTCCTCGCCAACATGAGCCACGAGCTGCGAACCCCCCTGAACGCCATCCTGGGCTACAGCGAAATTCTCCGGGAGGATTTGCAAACCGAGGAAACGATCGACTATCTGCCCGATCTGGATCGAATCCGCAGTTCCGGCAAACATCTGCTGCGGCTAATTGATGACCTGCTCGACCTTGCTCGAATTGAAGCGGGCAGGATGGATCTGTATCTGGAAAGCTTTGAGGTTAAAACCCTGATCAAGCAAGTCATTCAGGAGATGCAGCCCCAGATCGAAGCGAACGGCAATCGGTTGGCTGTCTTCTTTGCGCCCGACCTGGGAACCCTGCACGCTGACCTCAGTAAGGTTCGCCAAATCCTGTGGAATCTGCTGAGCAATGCGGGCAAGTTTACCCACAACGGTACCGTCACCCTCAAGGTTGAACCTCGATCGATCGCTTCTTCTCCCCTGTTAAATCCCGTTCCCCATATTCAGTTTGAGGTCAGCGATACAGGTATTGGCATGTTCCCAGGTCGGGCGCAAAGAAGACAGC
- a CDS encoding PAS domain S-box protein, whose product MGVRPAHVRQQFNWIARLLIFSLPFVLVVYQLLDEVSDRVQLAFGVVVTLTVLGLFSFASRHGAQQQRSQRHVNVQYAVSRVLATSLSLEEAMPQILEAVCTTLDWELGELWGLENGNSALQWIASWHRPELNAAEFEARSRQMKFAMGVGLPGYVWQQNAPIWIPDCKQDSNFLREAVAPIELRAVCGFPVRMNQKMLGVMTFFSRRVEPIDNDLLDLMNAIGAQVGQFMERQRAEAALRHSEEVQRLALSSANMGTWDWDIQTGQEYWSVEEKRLFGFAADAPQIDYAAFMQMVHPQDRAKLMKAQEEALEHGKDYAEEFRVVCDNGNIRWIATWGKVFWNDQGQPARMTGVSMDITDRKKAEISLAASERLLRQAEEKYRSIFENAVTGIFQTTLEGRYLSANPALARIYDDTSAESLMDRIQNIGQQLYVDPDRRQEFTRLIDEFGAVSDFESQVYRKDGQTIWISENAIGVRNEDGKLLYYEGTVEDVTERKRSQEALQQQLAAIEAASVGIALLNAQGQYVYMNSAHAQVYGHANAAELIGKSWQIFYAPDELARFEQVVMPQFAQEGYWQGEAIGQRQDGSAFSQELSLTALDNGGLICVVQDITERQQRQADLREREERFRSLLSNISGAVYRCANDEQWTMEFISDAIEQITGHKTADFIDNNTLAYVDLIADEDKPMVQQTTEQAIQERRPYVLEYRLHHADGSLRWVYEKGQAILDARGEVTCLDGVIMDITDRKRTEERLRLLQSVVINTNDSVIIAETRLSPRGNGSAPLHPPLLEVVYVNQAFTNMTGYQSEEVMGRSPIVLIGEKTDEEVVNQLRQALMRQEGIQTELLAYRKDGSEFWLELEMLPIANEEGAITHWISVQRDTSQRKQAEDTLRKSKEAAEEASRAKSQFLANMSHELRTPLNAIIGYSEMLQEDAEDLGYGDIVPDLEKIRGAGKHLLALINDILDISKIEAGKMELYLETFDIEHLVMEVESTIQPLVEKNHNQLKICCPAGLESLGTMQADLTKVRQALFNLLSNACKFTEQGTITLTIDRQPETELRPPQVVFQVSDTGIGMTLEQVQKVFQAFTQADASTTRKYGGTGLGLAITRHFCQMMGGEITVSSKVGEGSTFTIYLPLAVANFQEQSLRRGSLTEYGFTSAIGDRDGNPVQRIGTILVIDDDPSVRELMCHYLSQDGLEVMTAASGTEGLELARVRRPDVITLDVLLPQMNGWEVLSLLKADAELADIPVIMMSIIDDKQQGFTLGASDYLTKPIDYKRLTRLLDRYRPQPGRGDTGSNTAEDSIGRVLIAEDDRTTREMFRRMLEKEGWMVTEAENGRVALNLLKQDLPHLILLDLMMPEVDGFQVIHTLRQHPQWRSLPVIVVTAMDLTPHDRNYLSSSVEQVLQKGSYDRDALLHEVRELALSWVQRWQEGE is encoded by the coding sequence ATGGGGGTACGTCCGGCTCACGTTCGGCAGCAGTTTAACTGGATTGCGCGACTGCTGATTTTCAGCCTGCCGTTTGTGCTAGTGGTTTATCAGCTTTTGGATGAAGTGAGCGATCGCGTTCAGTTAGCCTTTGGCGTCGTCGTGACGCTTACTGTACTCGGTCTGTTTAGCTTTGCCAGTCGTCATGGGGCGCAGCAGCAGCGATCGCAGCGTCATGTTAATGTCCAATATGCGGTCTCCCGTGTACTGGCAACCTCCCTGTCGCTGGAAGAAGCCATGCCCCAAATTCTGGAAGCGGTTTGCACGACTTTAGACTGGGAATTGGGCGAACTGTGGGGGCTGGAAAACGGAAACAGCGCACTGCAATGGATCGCAAGCTGGCATCGCCCTGAACTGAATGCTGCCGAATTTGAAGCTCGATCGCGACAAATGAAGTTTGCGATGGGAGTAGGTTTACCTGGCTATGTCTGGCAACAGAATGCGCCGATCTGGATTCCTGACTGCAAGCAAGACTCGAATTTTCTGCGGGAGGCGGTCGCTCCTATCGAACTTCGGGCTGTCTGTGGTTTCCCGGTGCGGATGAATCAGAAAATGCTGGGGGTCATGACATTTTTTAGTCGGCGGGTGGAGCCGATCGACAATGATTTGCTGGATTTGATGAATGCGATCGGTGCCCAGGTCGGTCAGTTTATGGAGCGGCAGCGGGCAGAGGCAGCATTGCGTCACAGCGAGGAGGTGCAGCGGCTTGCCCTCAGCTCTGCCAATATGGGCACCTGGGACTGGGATATTCAAACCGGGCAGGAATATTGGTCAGTGGAGGAGAAACGCCTGTTTGGCTTTGCAGCGGACGCGCCTCAAATCGACTATGCCGCCTTTATGCAAATGGTTCATCCGCAGGATCGGGCAAAGCTGATGAAGGCACAGGAGGAAGCTCTAGAGCATGGCAAGGACTATGCAGAGGAGTTTCGCGTGGTTTGCGACAATGGCAATATTCGCTGGATTGCCACCTGGGGGAAGGTGTTTTGGAATGATCAGGGTCAGCCCGCGCGAATGACGGGTGTTTCGATGGACATTACCGATCGCAAAAAGGCAGAGATCTCCCTGGCGGCAAGCGAACGACTGCTGCGACAGGCAGAGGAAAAGTACCGCAGTATTTTTGAAAATGCCGTAACGGGAATTTTTCAGACCACGCTGGAAGGACGCTACCTCAGCGCTAATCCTGCCCTGGCACGGATCTATGACGATACCTCTGCCGAGAGCTTGATGGATCGAATTCAGAATATTGGGCAGCAGCTTTATGTCGATCCCGATCGCCGTCAGGAGTTTACTCGTTTAATCGATGAATTTGGTGCTGTCTCCGATTTTGAGTCTCAGGTCTACCGCAAAGACGGGCAGACGATCTGGATTTCAGAAAATGCGATCGGAGTGCGAAACGAAGACGGCAAACTGCTCTACTACGAAGGCACCGTCGAGGATGTTACGGAGCGCAAGCGATCTCAGGAAGCCCTCCAGCAACAGTTGGCAGCGATCGAGGCGGCAAGCGTGGGAATCGCCCTGCTCAATGCTCAGGGACAGTATGTTTATATGAATTCTGCCCATGCCCAGGTCTATGGTCATGCGAATGCCGCTGAGCTAATCGGCAAAAGCTGGCAAATTTTTTATGCCCCGGATGAACTGGCTCGGTTTGAGCAGGTTGTAATGCCCCAGTTTGCCCAGGAGGGTTATTGGCAGGGTGAGGCGATCGGTCAACGACAGGACGGCAGCGCTTTTTCCCAGGAGCTATCCCTGACGGCGCTAGACAATGGCGGACTGATTTGCGTGGTGCAGGACATTACGGAGCGTCAACAGCGGCAAGCCGATCTGCGGGAGCGGGAAGAAAGATTCCGATCGCTTCTAAGTAACATTTCTGGAGCCGTGTACCGCTGCGCTAACGATGAGCAATGGACGATGGAATTCATCAGCGATGCGATCGAGCAGATCACGGGTCACAAAACCGCCGATTTTATTGACAACAACACCCTCGCCTACGTCGATTTGATCGCGGATGAAGATAAGCCAATGGTGCAGCAGACCACAGAGCAGGCAATTCAAGAACGCCGTCCCTATGTGCTGGAATATCGCCTGCATCACGCGGATGGGTCGCTGCGCTGGGTCTACGAAAAGGGGCAGGCAATTCTGGATGCCAGAGGAGAGGTGACGTGCCTGGATGGGGTGATTATGGACATCACCGATCGCAAACGCACGGAGGAACGGCTGCGGCTCCTGCAATCCGTGGTGATCAATACCAATGACTCGGTGATCATTGCCGAAACCCGACTGTCTCCAAGGGGGAACGGCTCCGCACCGCTGCATCCGCCCCTGTTGGAGGTGGTCTATGTCAATCAGGCATTTACCAACATGACGGGCTACCAATCGGAGGAGGTGATGGGACGATCGCCCATTGTCCTGATCGGCGAAAAGACAGACGAGGAAGTCGTGAATCAATTGCGGCAGGCGTTGATGCGGCAGGAGGGCATTCAAACAGAGCTATTGGCGTATCGCAAAGACGGCTCGGAATTCTGGCTGGAGCTGGAAATGCTGCCGATCGCCAACGAGGAGGGCGCAATTACCCACTGGATTTCTGTACAGCGGGACACCAGCCAGCGCAAACAGGCGGAGGACACTCTGCGAAAGAGCAAGGAAGCTGCCGAGGAAGCCAGCCGTGCCAAGAGCCAGTTCCTTGCTAATATGAGCCACGAACTGCGAACCCCCCTCAATGCCATTATCGGCTATAGCGAAATGCTCCAGGAGGATGCGGAAGACCTGGGCTACGGCGACATTGTGCCTGACCTGGAGAAGATTCGCGGAGCCGGAAAACATTTGCTGGCATTGATTAACGATATTCTGGACATCTCCAAAATCGAAGCCGGAAAGATGGAGCTGTATCTGGAAACCTTCGACATCGAGCATCTGGTGATGGAGGTCGAAAGCACGATTCAGCCCCTCGTTGAGAAGAACCACAACCAGCTAAAAATCTGTTGTCCTGCTGGTCTGGAATCCCTGGGCACGATGCAAGCCGACCTGACCAAAGTGCGCCAGGCGCTGTTTAACCTGCTTAGCAATGCCTGCAAGTTCACCGAACAGGGCACAATTACCCTGACGATCGATCGCCAGCCGGAGACCGAACTGCGTCCTCCCCAGGTTGTCTTTCAAGTCAGCGATACCGGAATTGGCATGACCCTGGAGCAGGTGCAGAAGGTGTTTCAGGCGTTTACCCAGGCGGATGCCTCCACGACGCGCAAATATGGCGGTACGGGACTGGGATTGGCAATCACGCGCCATTTCTGCCAGATGATGGGCGGCGAAATTACGGTGAGCAGTAAGGTGGGCGAGGGATCAACCTTTACGATTTATCTGCCGCTTGCGGTTGCAAATTTCCAAGAACAGTCGCTTCGTCGGGGCAGCCTGACAGAATACGGGTTTACCAGTGCGATCGGCGATCGAGACGGGAATCCGGTTCAGCGCATTGGTACCATTCTGGTGATTGACGACGACCCCAGCGTGCGTGAATTGATGTGTCACTACCTCAGCCAGGATGGACTGGAGGTGATGACTGCTGCTTCTGGCACAGAGGGCTTGGAACTGGCGCGGGTAAGACGCCCGGATGTGATCACGCTGGATGTGCTGCTGCCCCAAATGAACGGCTGGGAAGTGCTTTCCCTGCTTAAGGCAGATGCGGAACTTGCCGATATTCCCGTCATTATGATGAGCATCATCGACGACAAGCAGCAGGGTTTTACTCTGGGTGCCTCCGACTACCTCACGAAGCCGATCGACTACAAGCGGTTGACCCGTTTGCTCGATCGCTATCGTCCCCAGCCCGGCAGAGGCGATACGGGGTCGAACACCGCAGAGGACTCAATTGGACGGGTACTGATTGCCGAAGACGATCGCACAACCCGCGAAATGTTCCGTCGAATGCTGGAAAAGGAAGGCTGGATGGTCACGGAAGCCGAAAATGGGCGTGTGGCGCTCAATCTCCTGAAGCAAGATCTGCCCCACCTGATCCTGCTCGATTTGATGATGCCTGAAGTTGATGGTTTCCAGGTCATTCACACGCTGCGCCAGCATCCCCAGTGGCGATCGCTTCCGGTCATTGTAGTCACGGCGATGGATTTAACCCCCCATGACCGCAACTACCTGAGTAGTTCCGTGGAGCAGGTGCTACAAAAGGGATCTTACGATCGGGATGCGTTACTGCATGAAGTGCGTGAACTGGCGCTCAGTTGGGTTCAGCGGTGGCAGGAGGGAGAATAA